One region of Hoeflea sp. 108 genomic DNA includes:
- a CDS encoding TMEM43 family protein: MSDQFREVNSVSWFGRIKNALIGVLVGLLLVVAMVVVLFWNEGRAVTTARSLAEGASAVVSVTADAVDPGHDGRLIHVGGALATSEGLEDEDFGIAAKGVRLVREVEMYQWVESSKSESTTKLGGGEETVTTYSYAKEWRDRPVSSSEFKQPSGHENPSMEIEGRTFQVAEAKLGAFTLGEPVLDLMGNADKLSISPTQKAAIESVFAGSQRVGISDGQIFLGANPTAPGVGDYRIGYRLVPLGEVSVIGRQEGTGVAAYQTEAGDELLMVDSGRVPAEKMFAEAVTANKIITWLLRAGCLLFLVFGFSLLLGPLGVLADVIPFVGSIVRMGTGLIAFVLALLVGTSTIAVAWFWYRPLLALGILAAGLAVAYLLTKIGRRKAAAPAAAGPVSA; encoded by the coding sequence ATGAGCGATCAATTTCGAGAGGTGAATTCGGTTTCCTGGTTCGGCCGGATCAAGAATGCGCTGATCGGCGTCTTGGTCGGGCTGCTGCTGGTTGTGGCGATGGTGGTGGTTCTGTTCTGGAACGAGGGCAGGGCTGTGACCACGGCGCGGTCCCTGGCCGAAGGAGCAAGCGCGGTGGTGTCGGTCACGGCCGATGCGGTCGACCCGGGCCATGACGGCAGGTTGATCCATGTCGGCGGAGCGCTTGCGACGTCGGAAGGCCTCGAAGACGAGGATTTCGGCATCGCGGCCAAGGGTGTGCGCCTGGTGCGCGAGGTCGAGATGTACCAGTGGGTCGAAAGCTCGAAATCGGAGTCGACCACCAAGCTGGGCGGCGGCGAGGAGACGGTCACCACCTATAGCTATGCCAAGGAGTGGCGCGACCGTCCTGTCTCGTCCTCGGAATTCAAGCAGCCTTCCGGACATGAAAACCCGTCAATGGAAATCGAGGGGCGCACATTCCAGGTTGCCGAGGCGAAGCTCGGCGCCTTCACCCTTGGCGAGCCGGTACTCGACCTCATGGGCAATGCCGACAAGCTGTCAATCTCCCCGACGCAGAAGGCGGCCATCGAGAGTGTTTTTGCGGGGTCTCAGCGCGTGGGCATCAGCGACGGGCAGATTTTCCTCGGGGCCAACCCGACTGCGCCTGGCGTCGGCGACTATCGCATCGGCTATCGTCTGGTTCCTCTGGGCGAGGTCAGCGTCATCGGGCGGCAGGAAGGGACGGGCGTTGCGGCCTACCAGACGGAAGCGGGCGACGAGCTGCTGATGGTCGACAGCGGCAGGGTACCGGCCGAAAAGATGTTTGCCGAGGCCGTGACCGCAAACAAGATCATCACCTGGCTGTTGCGCGCCGGGTGCCTGCTGTTTCTGGTGTTCGGCTTCAGCCTGCTGCTCGGACCGCTCGGTGTCCTGGCCGATGTCATCCCGTTCGTGGGTTCTATCGTGCGCATGGGCACCGGCCTCATCGCTTTCGTCCTGGCACTTCTGGTGGGAACGTCGACGATCGCCGTCGCCTGGTTCTGGTATCGGCCGCTGCTGGCGCTCGGCATCCTGGCGGCGGGACTTGCGGTGGCTTACCTGCTGACGAAGATCGGGCGCAGGAAAGCAGCAGCTCCGGCTGCTGCAGGGCCCGTTTCGGCATAG
- a CDS encoding TetR/AcrR family transcriptional regulator, which produces MNRSLTKKASAALSPRKQPRQERSSKVVDRILDAALVLTREQGTKTPTTLAIAQHAGLSVGSVYQYYPNKEAILLDLARRWLGAFPEVIAKRIEAPRPSNQDEFQKEVDKLFVDTSRLYLDNASLMPVIEAITGNPDLRPIQNEYDEQIIALYAAWLQHVNPNLEGDIASRLGVVMMEVGHVCRLVGLKRDRKAFDLIQDDVKTMWLALVAPYLDLNQNQEGFS; this is translated from the coding sequence GTGAATCGCAGTCTGACCAAGAAGGCCAGCGCGGCGCTCAGTCCGCGCAAGCAGCCGCGACAGGAACGGTCGAGCAAAGTTGTCGACAGGATTCTCGATGCCGCCCTCGTCTTGACGAGGGAACAGGGAACCAAGACGCCGACCACGCTTGCCATTGCCCAGCATGCCGGGCTGTCCGTCGGCTCCGTCTATCAATACTACCCCAACAAGGAAGCCATTCTTCTCGACCTCGCCCGGCGCTGGCTCGGCGCCTTCCCCGAGGTCATCGCCAAGCGCATCGAGGCTCCCCGCCCGTCCAATCAGGACGAGTTCCAGAAGGAGGTGGACAAGCTCTTCGTCGACACCTCCAGGCTCTATCTCGACAATGCCAGCCTGATGCCGGTCATCGAGGCGATTACTGGCAATCCCGACCTCAGGCCCATCCAGAACGAATATGACGAGCAGATCATCGCGCTCTATGCCGCCTGGCTGCAGCATGTGAACCCGAACCTCGAGGGCGACATCGCCAGCCGGCTCGGCGTGGTGATGATGGAAGTCGGCCACGTCTGCCGCCTCGTCGGCCTCAAGCGCGACCGCAAGGCATTCGATCTCATCCAGGACGACGTCAAGACCATGTGGCTTGCCCTCGTCGCCCCCTATCTCGACCTCAACCAGAACCAGGAAGGATTTTCATGA
- a CDS encoding helix-turn-helix transcriptional regulator: MTRAHARQTSTAPEVAQDVPSRAGGNASRAIALADAIRRCRWIAIELGAQDFAFCTVGSAAESGRLVPCFDSDHLVASASTRLLDDGIGEQLLRQVRHSTAPCWWADEAEAEAFAGLVWTNRLEPTAGGGRGIAFPVYSDCGQAGLFVFAGAQLAPSSAALHDLHGRCFQLFNSIAALARGRAAAMPSMSRREIECLKLTSRGYTSEEIAKELKLSVHTANQYLTQTTQKLNAVNRMHAVAKALRLGLID, translated from the coding sequence TTGACCCGGGCGCACGCAAGACAGACGTCCACTGCGCCCGAAGTCGCGCAGGACGTTCCATCCCGCGCCGGCGGCAACGCCTCGCGGGCAATCGCGCTGGCGGATGCCATCAGGCGCTGCCGCTGGATCGCCATCGAACTCGGCGCACAGGACTTCGCGTTCTGCACGGTGGGCTCGGCGGCCGAGAGCGGCCGCCTGGTGCCATGCTTCGATTCCGATCATCTCGTCGCCTCGGCCTCGACCCGTCTTCTCGACGACGGCATCGGCGAGCAGTTGCTGCGCCAGGTCAGGCATTCGACCGCACCGTGCTGGTGGGCCGACGAGGCGGAAGCCGAGGCCTTTGCGGGCCTCGTCTGGACCAACCGCCTGGAGCCTACCGCCGGAGGCGGACGCGGCATCGCCTTCCCGGTCTACAGCGATTGTGGCCAGGCCGGCCTTTTCGTCTTTGCCGGCGCCCAGCTGGCGCCCAGTTCAGCTGCGCTTCACGACCTGCACGGCCGCTGCTTCCAGCTGTTCAATTCGATTGCCGCTCTGGCGCGCGGCCGCGCCGCCGCCATGCCCTCGATGTCGCGCCGCGAGATCGAATGCCTGAAGCTTACCTCGCGCGGCTACACCAGCGAGGAGATCGCCAAGGAACTGAAGCTGTCGGTCCACACCGCCAACCAGTACCTCACCCAGACGACCCAGAAGCTCAACGCCGTCAACCGCATGCATGCGGTTGCCAAGGCACTGCGCCTCGGCCTGATCGACTGA
- the flhB gene encoding flagellar biosynthesis protein FlhB, translating to MSENDDKDSKTEEATEKKIRDTIEKGKLPVSKEAAIFTSFLAILVYAVFFASSSVAELGVFLSNFLEKPESWPLGTERDVIELYHSVIMEIGRAVTSLLIMLVVAGLAASILQNVPQFVGERIRPQLSRISLTKGWSRMFGVQGLVEFLKSVAKLSLVVLVLIFVLSNDHRRLLAGMITNPVAFASVIRSIAVDILVVIVFVMGAITVADFVWSRFHWRQEQRMTKQEVKDEMKQAEGDPIIKSRLRSIARDRARQRMITAVPQATLVIANPTHFAIALRYVREENAAPVVLAKGQDLVALKIREIAEANGIPVFEDVALARSMYKQVSVDSVIPPQFYQAVAELVRIVYGNKAQRRTP from the coding sequence ATGTCTGAAAACGACGACAAAGACTCAAAAACAGAAGAAGCCACAGAGAAGAAGATCCGCGACACGATCGAGAAGGGCAAACTGCCCGTCTCGAAGGAAGCCGCGATCTTCACCTCGTTCCTGGCTATCCTGGTCTACGCCGTGTTTTTTGCCAGCAGCTCGGTGGCCGAGCTTGGCGTCTTTCTGTCCAATTTCCTTGAAAAGCCGGAATCCTGGCCGCTCGGCACGGAGCGTGACGTCATCGAGCTGTACCATTCGGTGATCATGGAGATCGGCCGTGCCGTTACAAGCCTGTTGATCATGCTTGTCGTCGCCGGTCTCGCCGCCTCCATCCTGCAGAACGTTCCGCAGTTTGTCGGCGAACGCATCCGGCCGCAGCTGTCGCGCATATCTCTGACCAAGGGCTGGAGCCGCATGTTCGGCGTGCAGGGCCTGGTCGAGTTCTTGAAGTCGGTGGCCAAGCTCAGTCTCGTCGTGCTTGTGCTGATCTTCGTGCTGTCCAACGACCACCGACGGCTGTTGGCCGGCATGATCACCAATCCGGTCGCCTTTGCCAGTGTCATCCGCAGCATCGCGGTCGACATCCTGGTTGTCATCGTCTTCGTCATGGGCGCTATCACGGTGGCCGACTTCGTCTGGTCGCGGTTCCATTGGCGCCAGGAACAGCGCATGACCAAGCAGGAGGTCAAGGACGAGATGAAGCAGGCGGAAGGCGACCCGATCATCAAGTCGCGCCTGCGCTCCATCGCCCGCGACCGCGCCCGCCAGCGCATGATAACGGCAGTGCCGCAGGCGACCCTCGTTATTGCCAACCCGACCCACTTCGCCATCGCGCTGCGCTATGTGCGCGAGGAGAATGCCGCCCCTGTGGTGCTTGCCAAGGGACAGGATCTGGTGGCGCTCAAGATACGCGAAATCGCCGAGGCAAATGGAATTCCAGTCTTCGAAGACGTGGCGCTCGCCCGCTCCATGTACAAGCAAGTTTCAGTAGATAGTGTGATCCCACCTCAGTTCTACCAGGCGGTCGCCGAGCTCGTGCGCATCGTTTATGGAAATAAGGCTCAACGCAGGACACCATGA
- a CDS encoding helix-turn-helix transcriptional regulator, which translates to MTALAARTAQTTVAARLASRSDLTAFFMGLTDEIGADGYMLVAISHDQDRDNLQIIASNWIYDAIQMAGHALIAGLAQSPYASAPGVRPQSLVASQAPALLGGEEARLLEVLGHSEIFALRLQVGRQRLFVLFSAAEAGQIDATAMPRAQLECCYALSQAQGILASASLQDPLSDRERECLFWVSEGKTTEDVALILGVSSNTVNSYITHAIQKLSASNRAMAIATAIRSGII; encoded by the coding sequence ATGACCGCCCTCGCAGCCCGCACCGCACAGACGACCGTCGCAGCAAGGCTCGCTTCGCGCAGCGATCTGACCGCCTTCTTCATGGGCCTTACCGACGAAATCGGCGCCGACGGCTACATGCTGGTCGCCATCTCGCACGACCAAGACCGTGACAATCTTCAGATCATCGCCTCCAACTGGATCTACGACGCCATCCAGATGGCCGGCCACGCGCTGATCGCCGGGCTGGCGCAGAGCCCATACGCCAGCGCTCCGGGTGTCCGCCCGCAAAGCCTCGTCGCCTCCCAGGCGCCGGCGCTGCTCGGCGGCGAGGAAGCCCGCCTGCTGGAGGTGCTCGGTCATTCCGAAATCTTCGCGCTGCGCCTGCAAGTCGGACGCCAGCGGCTGTTCGTCCTGTTCTCAGCCGCCGAGGCCGGCCAGATCGATGCCACGGCCATGCCGCGCGCCCAGCTCGAATGCTGCTATGCGCTGTCGCAGGCGCAGGGCATCCTCGCCTCCGCCTCGCTTCAGGATCCGCTCTCCGACCGCGAGCGCGAGTGCCTGTTCTGGGTTTCCGAAGGCAAGACGACGGAGGACGTGGCGCTGATCCTTGGCGTCTCCTCCAACACCGTCAACAGCTACATCACTCACGCAATCCAGAAACTGTCGGCCAGCAATCGCGCCATGGCGATTGCGACCGCGATCAGGAGCGGCATCATTTGA
- a CDS encoding histone deacetylase family protein has protein sequence MKTVFSPLHAGHRDQMELVAGAIVPGFEKPSRAEIIRKRVESEKLGSIVAPQVHDLAAAKRVHTADYIDFLPTVWPQWQAAGKSGSAIPFAWPTRGLRGDVRPKGIEALLGYYSFDGGATFVEGTWEAIKSSYDVVLTAAQFVKAGERAAFALCRPPGHHAGAAFMGGYCFINNAAVAAQWFRDQGAKRVAVLDVDYHHGNGTQEIFYSRADIQVINLHGDPMTEYPFFLGHADERGAGEGEGFNLNYPMPFGTSWEKWNEALEDACQKLTAYAPDVVVVSLGVDTFEKDPISQFKLTSADYPKIGARIAKLGLPTLFVMEGGYAVDEIGINAVGVLTGFEGR, from the coding sequence ATGAAGACAGTCTTTTCGCCGCTCCACGCCGGTCACCGCGACCAGATGGAGCTTGTCGCCGGCGCCATCGTGCCCGGCTTCGAGAAGCCCTCGCGGGCCGAGATCATCAGGAAGCGCGTCGAGAGCGAGAAGCTCGGCTCGATCGTGGCACCCCAGGTGCATGATCTCGCCGCCGCCAAGCGCGTACACACCGCCGACTACATCGACTTCCTGCCGACCGTCTGGCCGCAATGGCAGGCCGCCGGCAAGTCCGGTTCGGCCATCCCATTCGCCTGGCCGACGCGCGGCCTGCGCGGCGATGTCAGGCCAAAGGGCATCGAGGCGCTGCTCGGCTATTATTCATTCGATGGCGGCGCCACCTTCGTCGAGGGCACCTGGGAAGCGATCAAGTCGTCTTATGACGTGGTGCTGACCGCTGCCCAGTTCGTCAAGGCAGGCGAACGCGCAGCTTTCGCGCTCTGCCGTCCGCCGGGGCACCATGCCGGCGCTGCCTTCATGGGCGGCTACTGCTTCATCAACAACGCAGCAGTCGCAGCTCAATGGTTCCGCGACCAGGGCGCCAAGCGCGTCGCCGTCCTCGACGTCGACTACCACCACGGCAACGGCACCCAGGAGATCTTCTATTCGCGCGCCGACATCCAGGTCATCAACCTGCACGGCGACCCGATGACCGAATATCCGTTCTTCCTCGGCCATGCCGACGAACGCGGCGCGGGCGAAGGAGAAGGCTTCAACCTCAACTACCCGATGCCCTTCGGCACCTCGTGGGAAAAGTGGAACGAGGCGCTCGAGGATGCCTGCCAGAAACTTACCGCCTATGCGCCCGACGTCGTTGTCGTCTCGCTCGGCGTCGACACTTTCGAGAAGGATCCGATCAGCCAGTTCAAGCTGACGAGCGCCGACTATCCGAAGATCGGCGCCCGCATCGCAAAGCTCGGCCTGCCGACGCTGTTCGTCATGGAAGGCGGCTATGCCGTGGACGAGATCGGCATCAACGCCGTCGGCGTGCTCACCGGCTTCGAGGGACGCTAG